AAATGGGCCCCAAAAAACCCACTTAAGCCATTCGCCTTTGGTAACCAAAAATTTGAATAGGAAATTTGTGGCGAAATTTATTTCGAGTCTGAATGAAAAGTCATTTAAAatagacgagagagagagaggatggtACTGCCTGACAGGAAACAGTTAAATCACTCAGAGAGTACTCTTGAGGCAGGATATTAAGAAGGTTAAGGGCCATTAGagttttcaattgatttctttgactattttaaataataatttccgTGGTTTGAGGATTTAGAAACAACTAAGATCCTTTCCTATATCAcgtattaaatatatttatttggttttagATCTTTTAGAAACTTTAAaccataaatgtttaaatttaataaccATTTGCCTGGTCAACTTTTACAAACTTCAGgcttaatgaatatttaaccCATAGAATTATGCTCTTAAAATGATTTTCCGTTTAGTTTTTAACCTCTTTCCGCAATCAAAATGATTGCTTAACCATAATTTCATCTCAATATCcaatattaaatatgttttaaatatGGTTTTATGCTGACCATAATTTCGCTTTGCTgcaaattcataaatatgcaattctGTTAAATGATTTTAAGCGTTTTCTGGGGCAAATcgaacacacaccacacgcacAAACAGCCGCACGTAGACCATtatcaaacacacaaaaagtagGAGAAAATAAGTGGGACAGCAGCGGCTATGTCGAACTTGGGGCTGAGGGgattcactcacacacacacacacacaaatgtttcGTGCTGTGCAAACAATTCCCATCCatcacaatttgttgttttacgtgtgggggtgggggtggggagTGGGTGTTGGTGCTTCCATTTCGTAttgcaatttgaaattggaagAAACAACGTTAGAATTGTGCGGGTGCGAAACATACATTTCTGGCCCCCTCCCCCCTACGAATATTGTGGAAATTGTTATGGCGCGTCGAAGCCTGGCGGCCATTATAGTgcgaattttgcatttataaactgatttttgttgtctcccacacacacgtacgcacacacacacaaaacaatgaTTTATCCAGCTAAACCCCCTCTCCTCTGGCACTGTCTATAATTTTGTGCAATGAATTTGCACGGGCATCAAATTTGCCGGACAACTGCATTCCCAGCCGGAGTCCGGGTCGGAGCCCGCAATCAGAAGCCTCGGCCGCATTGCCAGaagctgcttttgcttttgcatctGCTTTCCCCTATTTAGTCCATtctgcaacacacacatgaatgcTAATTAGTGGAAGATATCTATCACCCCATTTCTGCGTTCAACTGCCATGTACACTTGAAACaaataagaataaatatttagagtGCGAGAGAGGCTTACCCCTTTAACTGCTTTTAAAGGAGTGGAAGTACTGTCTATAACATCACTAGAACGTCTGGAACTAATGATCGTCCAATGGTATGTGCATTTATGTAGTTTATGTCGAATGCCCAATCAATTTCTGCTCCACGTGAAAGCGATAAACGtttgaaaaattatggaaacATCATCGAAAATCAtcagtaaataataaatatgtcTGCTCTGCCAAGAATCGCTACCAACGGGTTTGTAAATCTCCATTTTAGTTGCCATTTTCAATCACATTTATAGATCTACCTATTTATGACTGAAAAGTGCTGCCAACTGCATTCTGGAATATGATTTTCCTGCAGTGCATGCGGTGCACGAGAGTGCTCATATACTATTTTTATACGTATTCGTATATGCGTTTTCCCTCAATTGGTTAATGGGCAATCAATAAATTCCAATTTCTCACAATTTCTGCTGCAATATCTACAAGCGCTGCAGCAGTTTTATCCACAATTTATATCGCAGTCATCTCATCTGTTACACAAGTGCTACTACCCCAGGATGTGCCTGTGCACtgcctccttctgcttcttgtGGGGTGTACGTCTGTGTGGGTTTCTTTGGTCCATTGCCTGGTTATAGCCAAGATTTGCATGCAgctcacatacacacacacaggcacacacagacattgaGGCTAacaatttttgcttgcttGGGCTTCCTCTTAGTCTGCGTTTGTATACAAGTGGGTGAAGGGTAAGAGAGtagtggagagtggagtgcgGAGAGAGCATCACGTAAGCTGCATTTAAGGGCATATACATTACATACGGATACGCTCCATTAATATGTATCCCTTGCATGCCTGCGCACACGCCTACTCCTTATAGTAGAAGTACATGGCACTAAATTCTTGCCACCCAACCACCCTCCGTCCACCATGCCTCCAGCATCCTCCTCTCTGCAGAGAATCATAGATGCGATACGAGTCTGGAGGAGCATGTGCAGCCCATATAACCGATTACATGACGAAAGGATCTGTTAAAGGCTTGCCCTAGGTCgacctgctcctgctcccgcaCTCTCCTTCGACACTTTAAAGGTAAATTTTGATTACGGCGCTCAAGTGCTGCTCTGCAGCTGTCTTGAAATACGAATATTTGTCCTTCCTACCATCCGAAGGGAGGTTGTCGCATGTCCTTACGATGAGTGGAGCAGTGTAAGGTGATGCCCTGGATAATTGTTAGGTTTCCAAAGTGCAGGTCTCCTCCTCACTGTCACATATCTCTCATCTACACATTCCAGGGGGGCTGGGGTCGAGCAAATATTGTGATTCAGGGCAAGACTTTTGTCttttatatttgattattttgtatgGTAATGGCTGAAGTATAACGAAGCTACAAATTTGTCCTAGAACTAAGCAAAAGGAGTGGTGAAATCTTTTGCAAGAAAGTGCTTAAAtgtctataaatatttgcaacgttTTGATATCTATTTTTGTGTATGTAAATCTAATAAAGAACTCGACAATTGGATTGCCTGACAATTAGTTGCACGTTTTCGGAGAGCGTTTCAATTGAAAAGGGGTAAGAAAAAGCGACGCCAGTCAGGGGAAAAAATTCTGTGCTCTGAGCACGACCTCTTTGTCAGATTTATGCTTAATAACTAATTAACTAAAACTAACTAAAACTTATATGAAACACCTAAAGTGTCCTAATATTCAATTCAAAGATACATTCTACGAATATTCTCTGACTAAAAAGTAGTTAAACAACACTTAAAAAACACTTCGGATATTGCACCGTCCTCCTTTGAGTCTCATGTGCTTCATTCGCATCATCAGCTGCTGGCCCTAACAATACTTCTCCATTCAGTTAATGTGCTTTTCCACTTTGGTAGTGTACGGTTACAGAGCCATAAACAAAGCTGCAGGATTatccaccaccacccacactTGGGTCTTGGCTGCTGTCTCAGCTGCTACCTAAACCAAATGACACGTGTTAAGCATTGCGTCTGACCTGTGGATGATGCTACACTCCTTCGCATCCGAATCTCAATCCGACGACTGTCTGCATGTAGTCTGTAGCTGCTCTAGCCTGTAGTCCCGTGCATTTGCCCATAAACGTTGCTATCGAAATAATATTTCGGAACGATATTGGGCAAGCGATAAGCATAATTGCATCAATAaaagttttcaacttttatacgacatgctgctgccgctacgctgccgctgctgcagaaaaaaaacctcaTCCGTGCAGTGAGTAGGAGTATCAGCCGGAAAGGCATGTCAGACAAGCGGACGCTTACGCGCAATTGGCAGGGCCACGAGGAACAGAACGTTGCCGGCACAAAGAGGGGCATGCAGGAGAACATACCCACACAAAGACTCCAAAGCGCACTCATACGAACGCATAACAATGCAAACTTTATGCGTTGTTTGCGGGGCCACAGGAAAAGGGAACACACAAGAAAGACGGAATAGTTTTGTGGTAGAGAATGCATGGATACCCTGGAATATGCTGGGTAAATGCTTCGAGACTCTATGAAGGCCAGTATTAGTATGCAAGAAAATTCATAGTCATTTGatttgtatacaaaataatgcaaaaacatttaacactATAGCTTTTTGGACTGGGGTTTGGAATATTCTCGGAATCATGGAAATTGTTCATACAAAAGTACTACCTTTGGGAGCTATGTAATTGATTTATGGATTTAATTTCAGCAATTTTGGTTGAGTTTATATCtacagagaggagagcggagATTGACGCAATTCTTTCTTTCCGCcacaattattattgttaGCCTGAGAGCAATTAGAGTTTTTCTAAGTTATCGTATTTCGTTTAAGTCTTCGAATTATATACTTTAATATAGAAAACGAACAGCTCTGTTTAAAATCGTctttaaataaactttaagGGAAATTATTGACATTAATAGATATATACTGAGGGACAGAAAACGCATATAATGCTAATAATTTTACACATTTCTGGGGCATAGAAAAGTGCGAGTGGCAGCTGCCTTTTTCGAGGGTATGAAAAAAGAGTGCAGAAATGGCAGCGACTGGCAGCTGCCTGTCTACACGTTCACGTTCACGTCCCCGTCCACGCCCACTCAGCCCTCCCGCACATACATCAGAGAACATCTGAGTTTACCCGCAGCTGCGTATGCAACGATTTCCAGAGCATTGCATTTACCTTTGATTCTATCTAGCTACTTGTTATTccgctttcttttctttcttctttttactttcattttatGCCCTTTTCATCGTCCTCAACTCCTCTACTCTACCCATTTTGGGTCTCAGGGTATTGAGCACTTTCCGCTGCTCAACAATTgttattgaaattgttttggccGTTTTTTGGCCAGCCataaaattttgtttgccatgaGGATGGATACTTACTTGTGCCACCAAATGAGAAATCGCCTAAAGCCGGTggaaagcacacaaaaatacaaagagagaaataacaagagagagaaagagagaacatATTCGAAAAGAGTTTAGTACCATTTCGtacagagaaaataaaaattgcatctAGAAATTCAAAGTCTagaaattcaaaatgaaattgcttgaaaatcctttttgtggcagcagcagcatggagagaaagacaaagacaaagacaaagacagtTGGCAGTTAGTTAAATGATCCTTTTGAAGAGGGAGGATGGAATAATCTCTGTGTATTTGATACTTACTTGTCTCACCGGTGGTACAGGTCGCTGGGGCCGAGGGCGGACCCCGTCCAATATTATTCACGGCTATCACATAGAACTCGTACTCCGTATAAGGACTCAAAGCACGCACCACATAATACATGGTGATGATGCCACTGATCTCACTGAAGGCCTGATTCGCATTCTTCGGCTTGTATTGGATGACATAGTATTGCAGATCCTCGGGACCCTTGTATGACCACTCCAGACGCACCGAAGTGGCGGTCACCTCAGAGATTTGCACATCGGTGGGGGCAGTGGGAAGGGCtttaaatgaatgaaacaTTAGTTATATTTCTATCTACACAATATACCTCTACTTACATTGCACCTTAACCACCGACACAGAGTCGATGTTCCCCAGAGTGGAGGCCGCAATGCAAGTGTAATTAGCGCTCTCTTGAATGTTGATCAACTGCAGTACATTACGACCGATTGGCATCTCATTCTCGGGCGTTAGATCCAGCGCACCTTAAGGACAGAGTATTAAAGATTATAATTTCCCATACAAAATTGTTTAGCATTTACCCTTCATCCACTTGACATGCGGCATTGGGGACCCGACAGCAATGCAGGATAGATTCAGATTTGCCCCAAGCATCACCTCACTGATGGCCTCTGGTGGACGCGAGAAAGTGGGCGGCACACGGCGTACTTTCACATACAAATTGGTGGCTTTTGAGTGCTCGGTACCCACAGAATTCTCGGCCACACATTCGTATTTGCCTTGGTCCTCTTCGCGACTGTTTTCGATTTGCAAGAAACCTGGAAAGGAAATATGAGAAGGTATTCGTTAAATGGGTTTATTTAAGCAGAAAGAGATTATCTGGTTGTAAATTGACTTATTAGTAAGGCCCGTCCTAAGAAGCGTTACCTGCTTCAATTTATTTGGGATAAGCCTGAACCAATTGGTTTTCGAAAAGGATATTCTTAACCCTATTTTCTATACCTGTTGCTGAGGGTATTCCTACCTAAACGCCCCTTAAAAACACTCGTTTTTCCCTCACTGAAGGCACTCAGTAACGATCACTCTTCCAGTAAACATCATGTTCATTTTATTCCTCTTATTAACCCTCGCAAGTTGCGTTAAGAGCACCACCTACATAGACACAAACCCGCATATGGAGCCACCCATCTATGATACTCGTCCTTTGAGcgaacaaatggaaatgatagACCTACTGGACCTGGGCGATCGTCCGCGACGTCAGGCACAACCGAATCTACACAACTCGGCCTCCAAATTCCTGCTGGAAGTTTACAATGAAATAAACGAGGGACAAGAACCCGAAGAGGTGCTCCATCAGCGGCACAAGCGTTCGCTGGATGATGACATACTGATATCCAAGGAGGACCGTCAAGAGATTGCGAGTTGCAACAGCATTCTGACCTTTTCGAGTCGCGTCAAGCCGGAGGATCATTCGAATGACTTGGATCTGTACATCACATTCAATACGAATGATGTTCCTGTGGACTTGGCACTCGTTCAGGCCATGCTGCGGGTCTACAAACAGGAAAGTCTCGTGGACAGGAGGAACAACTTGACGGTGTCTGTTTACAGGAGACTCGACAATCGTCAGGATTTTTCCTACCAGATACTGGGCTCCGTGAACACCACAACCAGCCACAGAGGCTGGTTGGAGTTCAATCTGACGCCCACCCTGAGGACCTGGCTGCAGGGACGAAGACCCCAGCAGCGCCACGAGCTCCGCTTCTCCATTGGCGACTCTCACCTGAGCACCTTTGCTGCCGGCTTGGTGGCCCCTGCGGCCAGTCGCTCCAGCCTAGAACCCTTTATTGTGGGCTACTTCAATGGTCCCGAACTGCTGGTCAAAATACAGAAACTTCGCTTCAAGCGGGATCTGCAGAAGCGCAGGGCCAATAACCCACCAAAACGccctccaccgccgcccatGGACCTGTACAAGCCGCCACAGTCCTGCGAGCGCCTGAATTTCACGGTGGACTTCAAGGAGCTGCAAATGCACAACTGGGTGATTGCACCCAAGAAATTCGAGGCATACTtctgtggcggtggctgcaaCTTTCCACTGGGCACCAAAATGAATGCCACAAATCATGCCATCGTCCAGACCCTGATGCATCTCAAGCAGCCGCACCTGCCCAAGCCCTGCTGTGTGCCCACTGTCTTGGGTTCCATTACCATACTGAGATATTTGAGTGAGGATATAATTGATCTAACCAAATATCAGAAATCAGTGGCCAAAGAGTGTGGCTGTCATTAGGAATCATATCATTACAATTACTTTAAGTTGAGATAAGTTCAGCTTAAGTTCGGtttttatatgtaaataaatctTGGAATTGAGTAAAGATTGGAATTTTCTATAAAATCAGTTCTTTCATTAGAGATAATTTCGTGTACTCCAGTAGTTCCTTTACATATTGTCACATATTTTCAAACCTTTTCATTAACCAAATTAACCATTccccatttacatttttccctcAATACCTTTCACGTGCAGCCCCTTCGCAGGTTACGACCTTTGAGGTCGTACGACGCAAAGGTTTAGGGGCCTAGGTTGGGCGAAGAGTCATAAGATCTAagatttatcaataaatttgaAAGTCAAATGATGTTTGTTTATCTCCACACATCACTTTAATGGTCGAACCCCCCGCACATTATCCTCATTGCCTCATAAAAATTCTACTCGATTCACcttgcttttccattttcacagAGCACTTTGAGGGAGCTGCTCCCTTGAGTGGGTGGGTGACCGAAGCAACACATGGAAAATTAACACTTTTTATATGATTTTAAAGACCGTATAAATTTTACgacactctcgcacacaccaaaaaggaaaaccattGCAATATCTCTTGGAAAAGTAAGACACCAGACACAAGGCAGGCATCTCCTACGCATCTATTAAGTATTGGGGATATTcgcttttccgcttttccggGATATTACGCCAATGTGAATGACACGCACACGGAGACGTTACGAGAAGGAGCAGCCGGGCCTGGGGAGAGTGGTGTTTCGGGAGCAGCCTTCGAGTgacaggagaggagagagagagtgccataAACTGCCTTTACTTTTGgcattatatttatatgacTAATAAACAATGATATACGGGCAGAAGGCCTCCACATCAAATTTACGCAAACACAATCAACAATCCACTCTCCAGCAGTTAATCTATTCAGAAGCTTTTAAACCAACATTTATGCATACCATTTTTCGTGGCacacaatttgtttaataGCCCGCTGGCATTTTCCGGCTGATTTTTTccttgtgtgtatgtgtgtatgtcaAAAGCCATAAAGTTATAACATTTGATGAAGCTTTCTAATTAGTCTATGACTATTAAATCAAATGTTTAAAGCATaaggaaataattaaaagaagGGGAACCATAAAagaatgcaaatatatttccattatTCATATCAttgactctctttctcttcctgTCAATTTTCTCTGCACAATTTAAGCTTAAAAGCATATTACCCCACTTCATAGAGTAACCAAATGATTTGTTTTACTTGACTTTCATTTAGTACatgccataatttatttagcaaaATTTTCTCCCAAATCCTCAAAATATACGAGGTTcgaatttttaatgaaataagAGTGAATTttccacactctctctctgtctatcggtgtgtttgtgtgtgtgttgaaaatTAATCTTGTTGAGTTTGATATTCAATTTACCTTCTCATACAATTAATCAGGAACCTCAATTTTGTATtcgcatgcaaatatttatgagtgtGTGAGAGCACATACACGAGTATgttcaaatttaaaatctgCATGAACTTTGACAATTAATTTGTGGAAAAAAATGTagaacatatacatacatacatatatacatatgtatgtacattttcatatcgtttaattatttatttctgaCATTCTGTGTGCCCGTAGGCCTGATCTGGCTTAAGTACAGAGCTTAAATtgcagatttttgtttgggtttcaCCTGATTTGTGGATAGTTTTCCATCATTAAAGAAAGCAGATTGAATGGAAATCTCTTAGAGTGGAGATatagaacaaatttaaataattgtatctCTAAAGCCGCAAATATCCATCACAAAGTGTCCCAACTCCACACCCCAAAATcat
The sequence above is a segment of the Drosophila subobscura isolate 14011-0131.10 chromosome U, UCBerk_Dsub_1.0, whole genome shotgun sequence genome. Coding sequences within it:
- the LOC117900993 gene encoding protein screw, with the translated sequence MFILFLLLTLASCVKSTTYIDTNPHMEPPIYDTRPLSEQMEMIDLLDLGDRPRRQAQPNLHNSASKFLLEVYNEINEGQEPEEVLHQRHKRSLDDDILISKEDRQEIASCNSILTFSSRVKPEDHSNDLDLYITFNTNDVPVDLALVQAMLRVYKQESLVDRRNNLTVSVYRRLDNRQDFSYQILGSVNTTTSHRGWLEFNLTPTLRTWLQGRRPQQRHELRFSIGDSHLSTFAAGLVAPAASRSSLEPFIVGYFNGPELLVKIQKLRFKRDLQKRRANNPPKRPPPPPMDLYKPPQSCERLNFTVDFKELQMHNWVIAPKKFEAYFCGGGCNFPLGTKMNATNHAIVQTLMHLKQPHLPKPCCVPTVLGSITILRYLSEDIIDLTKYQKSVAKECGCH